TCCTCGCATAATGTTATAGAAAAAAGTAATTCCCTACTTATGGTAGGTTTAAAAGTAATTCCTTATTTTCTCGATGTGAGACTATTTTCCTCTAaaactcttggggtgttacattatATATGGTTGATCTAAAAGTAATTCTCTATATACAAAAATATTTTAAATTTCTTATCAAAGATATAATTTGGATTATGTACTCGGAGTAATATTACTTgtgaataataataattattacttattttaatttataataAGTAAGAATATTTGTAGAATATTTTTTTCATTTCTATACATTTTGCTTAGGATCATTTAATCCTACATCAACTACATGGTGGAAATTATTTTTACATCAACCATATATAGGGAGTTTTTTCACCATACATTATTTAAggaagttttattttgtttaattctTTCGATAAATAAGATCCCGCCTCCAGTTGTACAATATCACTTACAATAATTATAACTGATATGAGAATAAAGTAAGAATTACAAATACAATTATTAAAACCAGCAAAGTTAAATATAAGACTATTAATCTCCTTTATCTTATGACAACAAATCAACGTCTCTGCATATTTACAGACTAAACTCACAAGTTGTGTTGTAACTGCGCTAATATAGCAATACACTACAAGAATAAGGCATATTAACATTCGCTAAATATCGACGGACAAAATACCGCTCGATAAAAAAAATTCTTACCGAAACAGTTGGTGTAACAAAGTTGGATGGTAAGTACCGGACGACAAAACAAATAGTCGTTAATTTAACACATTGGTCGATAATTACCGACATAAATGTTTATTTTATCCACCGAATATTTATCGGTAGGTAAATTATTTCAAATAAACCAGAAAAACATATTATTAAATTTTATTAATTACTTAGTGAAAAATAACATCTAAACATACCCGACCATCCAATATTGACCAACACTTAAACGAACACCATCTATCCATTTTGCCACCACCACCACGTAACGTCTGAGTGCAGTCCTCTACACCcgtatttatttctctttccattctttttttcTACGAGGTTAGGTTCTCAGAAACCCATTTTAATGAGAAGAAGTTCTTTAGTTAGGGTATCTCATTGAAGAGGTTTATCAATATGCTTAAATAaaaactccacagttaagcgtacTGCTGGAGGAGTAATATTAGGATGAGAGGCCCATTTGAAAGGTTTTCCAGATAcacatgaacaaggacaaacaaaGTAGGTAACATTAGTAAAAGCTACTACCTTGTTTTGACGGTTTTATAGCGTCTTTAACAACTCAATTCTTAGCTACTCTACCCCCGaattttgagagggagttgatcGATTTTTGAGTGTGTTTATAGGTAGAATATGATTTTCAATATTGCATAGATTATTATTGattgttaatttattttactTTCATTATAAGCTTGAGAAAAATCAAGACAAGGAGGTTGAACATGACAAACGACAGTTGACCAATCCGAAGATTAGAACCGTATAagtgtctttttttttttacaaataaaaATTTCGGTTAACGGTTTACTCAAAGTTTGAAATATATTTGTGGAATATATTATAGGTATAGATATGTAGTACAAGACTATCACGCGTGCAGTATAAGGCATCATATTTTAGTATAGACTTGTAATTAATTACAATAACAAATATATTTCCCAAAACCGGGAGGTCTTTCAATGCAAACTCCAAAACCTTTTTCGTTGTAATGCACATCTTACGACATTCATTCAGATCCAACCGATATCATTTAGCATTCTTGCATTTGCATGGTGCTCTTTGGCGGGCACTCCCATCACCATTGCTGCAAAATATTATTAACGCTAAGTTTTAGttatctcatacaaataaattTATTTAGGAAAGAACTATTTATTACAACTTCTTGATAACTAATCCATATTTCATATCAATATATCAAATGGGTAGGAAACAAAATAATAAAGACGATTGTGCATAAATTCGTGTATAGTGATTTTAAAATACCTTTGTGAATGCTCGATTTCATCTTACACGATCAAACAGCAAAAATTAATTAGGGATGAAGTAATTGGAGGAATGTAGTATATATGTCATAAAACTAAGGTAATTTGGTGGTCATAAAAGCTATAATACTCCGTAGTTACCTTTTTTTCCAAGATataaattttatataaaaaaaagcaCTTATGACTTCTTTTgtataaatatattaataatgAATGAACGGAAATCATGAGAGAGAAAGTGAGTGAGAGAAAGCTCTAAAATTCTAAAATTGATTGCTCCTGATTAATGCAATGGCGAGATCACGAAAatcaactaataacaatacaaaaaaaactcaaaaaaaaaaaaaaaaacagaatggCAAGCAAATCTTAGTAGAAGATGAATTATTAGATGGAAGTGATGAAGAGATTCAATTGAATGAGAATCCGGCGGCGAGGTGTCTTCTCCCATATGATCTTGACCTAGACCTGGATGAACCAGTAGCGGTGGAGGTGTCTCAGGAAAAGGATGGATCGTGGACGGAGGTGTTATCCAGGAAAATTAAGAAGACAATCCAAAAAACGGCTGATGTTGCTAACCCTAAGGTATTACTTCAACTTTCTGAGGAGGATGTTGCTTCTGAAATTAATGACTGGAAATCATCTGTCTTCGGTTTCATCCTTGGAGCAAATCCCCCATGGAATGTAGTTGAAGGGTTTTCCTGGTGAGATTTAAAACGATTGAGATGCAACAAAAGGCTTTAATCTCTGAACAATTAATGTTTGATAACAAGCCGGTGGTTGTTAATGAATGGAAGCAGGGCTCTGAGTTAGTAAAACATGAATTAGAATATGTTCCTATTTGGGTTAAATTGTCTAGTCTAGAGTTGAAATTCTGGGGTCAGACTGCATTGAAGAAAATCAGTGGCCTAATTGGGGAATATGTTCGTTGTGATGAAGCTACTCAACAGAAAACTCTGCTGGATTTTGCTAGGGTTTTGGTGAAAGTCAAACCTGATCAGACCTATCTTGATGGCATTGAATTTTTGGATGAGAAGGGAAAAGTGCAGAAGATTAAAGCTGAGTATGATTGGTTGCCAATTCATTGTACAAGTTGTAAAGGGATGGGGCATTTAGCGGTTAATTGTAGGAAGCCTACTTCCAAACCTAATCCTGCAAAACCTAAAGGAGCTAAACAAGTTTGGAGGCCAGTTGTCAGACCTCAGGCTCCAGCTCGTGCTCCTGCAACTGCTTAAGCTCCTGCACCTGCACCTGCTCCTGTTCAATCTCCTCATCCATCAACTAATCAGCTTGTGGTACAGACAGAGAGTACTCCT
This sequence is a window from Silene latifolia isolate original U9 population chromosome 8, ASM4854445v1, whole genome shotgun sequence. Protein-coding genes within it:
- the LOC141595336 gene encoding uncharacterized protein LOC141595336, which produces MQQKALISEQLMFDNKPVVVNEWKQGSELVKHELEYVPIWVKLSSLELKFWGQTALKKISGLIGEYVRCDEATQQKTLLDFARVLVKVKPDQTYLDGIEFLDEKGKVQKIKAEYDWLPIHCTSCKGMGHLAVNCRKPTSKPNPAKPKGAKQVWRPVVRPQAPARAPATA